The Gloeobacter violaceus PCC 7421 DNA window CCGCGACCGGTAAGGTTGGCACACTCGCTCAAGAGCAGCTTCTTAATGCGGCCCTCGCGGGTGAGCAGCACCAAAAACAAATCCGGTGGATAATTTTCGCGCACGAAGGTGGCGGCTATCTGCTCCCCCTGGATCGACAGCAAAGTGACCAGGGGCGTACCCCGGCTGCGGGGTCCCGTCTCGGGGATTTCGCTGACTTTCAGCGAGTAGGCGCGTCCGGAGCGGGTGATGACCAGCAATTCGTTGCGGGTGCGCGTCGGGTAGCTCTCGACGACAAAGTCGTTGTCCTCCGTGCGCGAGACGGCCCTGCGCGAGCGGCTGCGCCGCTCAAAGGCGGCGGCGGGGATCCGGCGCACGTAGCCGCGGTGGGTCAGTTGCACCACAACTTCGTCGTCGCTGGTGATCTCGGCGAGGGTCGGCAGCGGCGCGGTGCGCGCCTCGATGCAGGTGCGGCGGGGGTCGGCGTGTTTTTTCTTGAGATCGCGCAGTTCGCGCTTGAGCAGACCGAGCAATTTGCGGCGGCTATCGAGCTGCGACTGCAGCTCGATCACCTTCTCGCGCAGTTCGCGGTGCTCGGAGGCAAGGCGCTCGCGGTCGAGCTGGGTGAGCCGCCTGAGGGGCATCTGCAAAATTTCTTCGGATTGCCGTTCGCTCAGGCCGTAGCTCGCCTCCAGTTCGGCTCGGGCCTGGGCGGCGTCGCGCGCCGCACTCAGCATCTGGACGATGGGCTGCAAATTGGCCAGGGCGACAAGTTGTCCTTCGAGCTGGTGGGCGCGCTCACTCGCGCGCCGGAGGTTGTACTGAATGCGGCGGGTAAGGGTAGCCACCCGAAATTCGAGAAACTGCTCGAGCAGTTCGCGCAGCTTGAGCAGGCGGGGCTGGCCCCCCACCAGCGTCAGCAAGATCGTCCCGAAGTTGGCCTGCAGCGGCGTGAGGCGGTAGAGGCCCGCCAGAATCGCCTCGGGGCGCGCCTCGCGCTTCATTTCGAGCACGACGCGCACCCCTTCGCGGTTCGATTCGTCGCGCAGGTCGCTGATGCCGTTGACCTTGCCCAGGTTGACCAGCTCGGCCACTTTTTCGATCCAGGCGGCTTTGTTGACCTGGTAGGGCAGGGCGGTGACGATGATCGCCGGTTTGCGCCGTCGGCCGCTGCCCACCTCCTCGCAGTGGGTGATCCCGCGCATGGTGATCGAGCCGCGGCCAGTGAGGTACGCCTCGCGGATGCCCTCGGTGCCGATAATTTGGCCGCCGGTCGGAAAGTCCGGCCCGGGAAT harbors:
- the gyrA gene encoding DNA gyrase subunit A, which codes for MPRQLELTGPEPKARVVPTALHSEMQRSYLEYAMSVIVGRALPDVRDGLKPVHRRILFAMHELGLAPDRPFRKCARVVGDVLGKYHPHGDTAVYDALVRLVQDFSSRYPLLSGHGNFGSIDNDPPAAMRYTECRLAAVGVDALLAEIDDQTVEFTDNFDGSQREPEVLPARLPVLLLNGSAGIAVGMATNIPPHNLGELVDGLVALIDNPELADEQLLRIIPGPDFPTGGQIIGTEGIREAYLTGRGSITMRGITHCEEVGSGRRRKPAIIVTALPYQVNKAAWIEKVAELVNLGKVNGISDLRDESNREGVRVVLEMKREARPEAILAGLYRLTPLQANFGTILLTLVGGQPRLLKLRELLEQFLEFRVATLTRRIQYNLRRASERAHQLEGQLVALANLQPIVQMLSAARDAAQARAELEASYGLSERQSEEILQMPLRRLTQLDRERLASEHRELREKVIELQSQLDSRRKLLGLLKRELRDLKKKHADPRRTCIEARTAPLPTLAEITSDDEVVVQLTHRGYVRRIPAAAFERRSRSRRAVSRTEDNDFVVESYPTRTRNELLVITRSGRAYSLKVSEIPETGPRSRGTPLVTLLSIQGEQIAATFVRENYPPDLFLVLLTREGRIKKLLLSECANLTGRGLMMLKLSEEDQLIQVGLATAHSQIVVGTSAGRLLRFVADEAQLPAMGRSALGLQAIKLRRGESLAAMTVVGNGEDLLMVSRLGLGKRLKTGEIRLQERAGLGTPVGLLRERNGDSLLAVLAVGAEGEVAMATDQERLVQVDLGELAATDRSSPGKPLAVLNPAEQIIAVTRLSAEPEETD